One window of the Pedobacter ginsengisoli genome contains the following:
- a CDS encoding gluconokinase produces MDYVLGIDIGTGSVKAVAVDTKCKSFGAFQHHYSFTSPHPGYHEQNPEEIWDAFKKSMDGMIAEIGNMPKAISLSSAMHSLMPVDENGKALAPMITWADNRSAEIAKRLRNSEIGLSIYKATGTPLHAMSPLCKIIWLKENNPDLFSQTHKFISIKEYIWYKLFKEFKIDYSIASCTGLFNITQLSWHKDSLNITGIDPKMLSEPVQTDYTKFLNTGIPVVIGASDGCMANLGSGGIKPGIAVMTIGTSGAVRIASDKPLPNEKAMTFSYILDKDTFICGGPINNGGIALQWWIKNNIKHELGEADYEQLFGEIASIAAGSKGLLFLPYLTGDRAPIWDSESCGVFFGVKLEHEKAHFSRAVLEGICYSMYDVLDAMQENAEAIKQINISGGIVKSETWMQMMADITGKDLVITQTEDASAVGASLLAMKALGLITDYADLSIKEPKMVKTNPKNGDVYLRNFMIFKTLYSALKNTMHEFYKMNL; encoded by the coding sequence ATGGATTATGTTTTAGGAATAGATATCGGTACGGGGAGTGTAAAAGCAGTTGCTGTAGATACTAAATGCAAATCATTCGGTGCTTTTCAGCATCATTATTCTTTTACCTCGCCACATCCCGGTTATCATGAACAGAATCCGGAAGAGATTTGGGATGCTTTTAAGAAAAGCATGGATGGGATGATTGCTGAGATTGGCAATATGCCAAAAGCAATATCCCTTAGCAGTGCCATGCACAGCCTGATGCCGGTTGATGAAAATGGTAAAGCGCTGGCTCCTATGATTACCTGGGCCGATAACAGAAGTGCTGAAATTGCCAAAAGATTAAGGAATTCTGAAATTGGCTTATCTATTTACAAAGCAACAGGCACACCGTTGCATGCCATGTCGCCTTTATGCAAGATCATTTGGCTAAAGGAGAATAACCCGGATTTGTTTAGCCAAACGCACAAGTTCATTTCAATAAAAGAATACATTTGGTATAAACTTTTCAAAGAATTTAAGATAGATTACTCTATTGCCTCTTGTACGGGTTTGTTTAACATCACTCAGCTAAGCTGGCATAAAGATTCACTGAATATTACAGGGATTGATCCTAAAATGCTTTCTGAACCTGTACAAACAGATTATACTAAATTTCTTAATACTGGTATTCCTGTGGTAATAGGTGCAAGTGATGGTTGTATGGCCAATCTGGGAAGTGGCGGTATTAAGCCAGGCATTGCAGTAATGACCATAGGCACAAGCGGTGCAGTACGCATAGCCAGCGATAAGCCTCTGCCGAACGAAAAGGCGATGACATTTAGCTATATTCTGGATAAGGATACTTTTATTTGCGGTGGGCCAATAAACAATGGTGGCATTGCCTTACAATGGTGGATAAAAAATAACATTAAGCATGAGCTTGGAGAAGCAGACTATGAGCAGCTTTTTGGAGAAATTGCAAGCATAGCTGCAGGAAGTAAGGGCTTGCTTTTTTTACCTTACCTGACCGGAGATCGTGCTCCGATATGGGATAGTGAAAGTTGTGGTGTGTTCTTTGGTGTAAAGCTTGAGCATGAAAAAGCCCATTTTTCCAGAGCGGTGCTGGAAGGAATCTGCTATTCAATGTACGATGTTCTTGATGCCATGCAGGAAAATGCTGAAGCTATCAAACAGATCAATATCAGCGGAGGTATTGTAAAATCAGAAACCTGGATGCAGATGATGGCTGATATTACCGGAAAAGATCTTGTGATTACGCAAACTGAAGATGCTTCGGCGGTTGGGGCATCCCTGTTGGCAATGAAAGCCCTTGGTTTGATTACAGATTACGCTGATTTATCCATTAAAGAGCCAAAAATGGTTAAAACAAACCCCAAAAACGGAGATGTTTATTTGAGGAATTTTATGATCTTTAAAACGCTTTATTCTGCCTTAAAGAATACCATGCACGAATTTTATAAAATGAATCTTTAA
- a CDS encoding putative oxidoreductase C-terminal domain-containing protein, whose product MKSKLIMIPLIVLAGCSQPKKQEDNAVKLITLDPGHFHAALVQKSMYEGVDSTVHVYAPKGNDVELHLSKIEAYNKRADDPTTWDEKVYLGDDYLEKMIAEKKGNVVVLAGNNQKKTNYIKRSVEAGLNVLADKPMAIDGASFEVLKNAFKTAAEKQLLLYDIMTERYEITTMLQREFSMIPEVFGMLEKGTPDNPAVTKESVHYFYKYVSGSVLVRPAWFMDVAQEGEGIVDVTTHLVDLVQWECFPDQTIDYKTDIQLVSAKRSATDLTLSQFNTVTKSTVFPDYLKKDVVNDSILKVYSNGEINYKLRGVHAKVSVKWNYKAPEGTGDTHYSIMRGTKANLIIKQGAEQKFKPELYIEAVNSKDATFEATLNEQVKNLQGKFPGISLTKTKTGWWVNIPDKYKEGHEAHFARVTEKFLSYLKNKDIPSWEVPNMIAKYYTITAALDLARKK is encoded by the coding sequence ATGAAAAGTAAACTAATAATGATCCCATTAATTGTATTGGCAGGATGCAGCCAGCCTAAGAAACAGGAAGATAATGCTGTGAAGCTGATTACGCTTGATCCAGGACATTTCCATGCTGCATTGGTTCAAAAATCAATGTATGAAGGTGTTGATTCTACGGTGCATGTATATGCACCGAAGGGAAATGACGTGGAGTTACACCTGTCAAAAATTGAAGCATATAATAAACGTGCAGATGATCCAACCACGTGGGATGAAAAGGTTTATCTGGGTGATGACTATCTTGAAAAAATGATTGCCGAAAAGAAAGGCAACGTTGTTGTTTTGGCAGGGAACAACCAGAAAAAAACAAATTACATAAAAAGATCGGTTGAAGCCGGGCTGAACGTTCTGGCTGATAAGCCAATGGCTATTGACGGAGCTAGTTTTGAAGTTTTGAAAAATGCATTTAAAACGGCAGCAGAAAAGCAGCTGTTGTTGTATGATATTATGACAGAACGTTATGAGATCACCACCATGTTGCAAAGAGAATTTTCAATGATCCCCGAAGTTTTCGGTATGCTTGAAAAGGGTACACCTGATAACCCTGCGGTTACTAAAGAAAGTGTTCATTATTTTTATAAGTATGTTTCGGGAAGTGTCCTGGTAAGACCTGCATGGTTTATGGATGTGGCCCAGGAAGGGGAGGGGATTGTAGATGTAACTACACATTTGGTTGATTTGGTGCAATGGGAATGTTTTCCGGATCAGACTATTGACTACAAAACAGATATTCAATTGGTTTCGGCTAAAAGATCGGCTACTGACCTGACTCTTAGTCAATTTAATACCGTCACCAAATCTACAGTATTTCCAGATTATCTTAAAAAGGATGTGGTGAACGACAGTATTCTTAAAGTGTATTCAAATGGAGAGATCAATTATAAACTGCGTGGTGTACATGCTAAAGTTTCTGTAAAGTGGAATTATAAAGCGCCTGAAGGTACTGGCGATACGCACTATTCTATTATGCGCGGTACAAAGGCTAATCTTATTATAAAACAGGGAGCCGAGCAGAAGTTTAAACCTGAACTGTATATTGAGGCTGTCAATTCAAAGGATGCTACTTTTGAGGCGACTCTAAATGAGCAGGTTAAAAATTTGCAGGGTAAGTTTCCGGGCATTTCCCTTACAAAAACAAAAACAGGATGGTGGGTTAATATTCCAGATAAATACAAAGAAGGGCACGAAGCACATTTTGCCCGTGTAACCGAAAAGTTTTTGAGTTACCTGAAAAATAAAGACATACCATCCTGGGAAGTACCCAATATGATTGCAAAATATTACACAATAACTGCAGCACTGGATCTTGCCAGAAAGAAATAG
- a CDS encoding Gfo/Idh/MocA family protein, producing MMNENEKHPYSRRDFMKTAVKSAVVTSVAMTGFPTIVPASVFGKNAPSNKINIGQIGCGRIARTHDLAETFKYDKARIVAIADLDGNRLKSGKQLVEGWYTKKTGNANYIDIKTYDDYHDLLANKDIDAVMISTPDHWHAQPAIEAALAGKHIYLQKPTSLTIEEGRMMSDMVRKSGVTFQLGSQQRSVNPWPQFKRACELVRNGRIGKLQSVQIGLPADPSGGIATEMPIPANFNYDMWLGSTPYIYYTQDRVHSQTDPESRGGWLRLEQFGAGMITGWGVHHIDIAHWGMNTEHTGPIEIEAHAEFPKEGLWNVHGDYEVHAKYANGVNMVMNSKNPNGVRFEGSNGWIFVSRGNVGVTSTDPGSGGKENKAFYASDPAILTSKIEANEIHLYESPEQHGNWLDCIESGKPTISPAEVAHRSCSACLVAHAAMKSPKKLYWDPKKEVFKDNVEANKLLSRPQRYPYGTNYILGKKS from the coding sequence ATGATGAACGAAAATGAAAAACATCCATATAGTAGAAGAGATTTTATGAAAACTGCCGTGAAAAGTGCTGTTGTTACCTCTGTGGCTATGACTGGCTTCCCAACTATAGTTCCTGCTTCTGTGTTTGGTAAAAATGCACCAAGTAATAAAATTAATATAGGACAGATAGGCTGCGGCCGGATTGCCCGCACGCATGACCTGGCTGAAACATTTAAATATGATAAGGCCCGTATTGTTGCAATAGCAGATCTGGATGGCAATAGGTTAAAGAGCGGAAAGCAGCTTGTAGAAGGTTGGTATACCAAGAAAACCGGCAATGCTAATTATATAGATATTAAAACTTATGATGATTATCATGATCTGTTAGCCAATAAGGATATTGATGCAGTTATGATAAGCACTCCAGATCATTGGCATGCCCAGCCTGCAATTGAGGCTGCCCTTGCCGGTAAACACATCTATCTTCAAAAACCAACTTCATTAACAATTGAAGAGGGTAGAATGATGAGCGATATGGTGAGGAAATCGGGGGTTACCTTTCAGTTAGGTAGTCAACAGCGTTCCGTTAATCCATGGCCTCAGTTTAAGAGAGCATGTGAGCTGGTAAGAAATGGCCGAATAGGCAAACTTCAAAGTGTACAAATTGGTTTGCCCGCTGATCCTTCTGGTGGAATAGCTACAGAAATGCCAATTCCTGCAAACTTTAATTATGATATGTGGCTTGGCTCAACACCGTATATTTATTATACTCAGGATCGTGTTCATTCACAAACAGATCCCGAATCCAGGGGCGGGTGGTTAAGATTAGAGCAGTTTGGTGCCGGAATGATTACCGGCTGGGGGGTACATCATATTGATATTGCCCATTGGGGAATGAATACTGAGCATACAGGCCCAATTGAAATTGAGGCCCACGCAGAGTTTCCTAAAGAAGGTTTGTGGAATGTGCATGGCGATTATGAAGTTCATGCAAAGTATGCAAATGGAGTAAACATGGTTATGAATAGTAAAAATCCTAATGGTGTAAGGTTTGAAGGTAGTAATGGATGGATCTTTGTTTCGAGAGGAAATGTAGGAGTCACAAGTACAGACCCTGGATCAGGAGGGAAAGAGAATAAGGCATTTTATGCAAGTGATCCGGCGATCCTTACCTCGAAAATAGAGGCAAATGAGATTCATTTGTACGAAAGTCCTGAGCAACATGGTAACTGGCTGGATTGTATTGAAAGTGGAAAGCCAACTATTAGCCCGGCCGAAGTTGCGCATCGTTCTTGTAGTGCTTGTTTGGTTGCTCATGCTGCAATGAAATCTCCAAAAAAGCTATATTGGGATCCTAAAAAAGAAGTTTTTAAAGATAATGTGGAAGCCAATAAATTATTGTCGAGGCCACAGCGTTATCCTTATGGTACCAACTATATTCTTGGTAAAAAGAGTTAA
- a CDS encoding ThuA domain-containing protein yields MNVSILRFKFKATILLSALWILCIPFAMAVEKATILKKVKVLVYTKNGKGFVHDNIPYAVKCIQKLGKENGFDTDVSDDPAVFTEANLKQYTLLIFPSTNNDVFDTDQQRLVFRRYIEAGGGFVGLHSVTGTERNWQWFKQMLGGTFAWHARNQKFNVKVIDPSHPSVAGLPKVWERKDECYFAKELYPGIKVIMAHDFTSLDSSNPADAAKIKEYSVPFSELYPAVWYQQFDGGNIWITALGHDKENYEDPVFIKHILQGINYVAGQFKKLDYTKAYADSRNTPVRY; encoded by the coding sequence ATGAACGTATCAATTTTAAGATTTAAATTCAAAGCCACTATCCTGCTTTCTGCCCTATGGATATTATGTATTCCATTTGCAATGGCTGTAGAAAAAGCCACTATTCTAAAAAAAGTAAAAGTGCTGGTGTACACCAAAAATGGGAAAGGCTTTGTGCACGACAATATTCCTTACGCAGTAAAATGTATTCAGAAATTAGGTAAAGAAAATGGATTTGACACCGATGTGTCTGATGATCCGGCTGTTTTTACAGAGGCAAATTTAAAGCAGTATACCTTATTGATTTTTCCAAGTACTAATAATGATGTTTTTGATACAGACCAGCAGCGGTTAGTATTTAGAAGATATATAGAGGCTGGTGGTGGTTTTGTTGGTTTGCACTCTGTAACCGGTACCGAACGAAACTGGCAGTGGTTTAAACAAATGCTGGGTGGTACCTTTGCCTGGCATGCCAGAAATCAAAAGTTTAATGTAAAAGTAATTGATCCTTCGCATCCTTCTGTTGCTGGTTTGCCAAAGGTTTGGGAAAGGAAAGACGAATGCTATTTTGCTAAAGAACTTTATCCAGGCATTAAAGTGATCATGGCACATGACTTTACTTCATTAGATTCATCCAACCCTGCAGACGCAGCGAAAATCAAAGAATATTCGGTCCCATTTTCAGAGTTATATCCTGCGGTGTGGTATCAGCAGTTTGACGGGGGAAATATCTGGATTACTGCCCTTGGTCATGATAAAGAAAACTATGAAGATCCTGTTTTTATCAAGCATATCCTGCAGGGCATAAACTATGTTGCAGGTCAGTTTAAAAAATTAGATTATACCAAAGCATACGCAGATTCCAGAAATACGCCGGTGCGTTACTAA